Proteins from a single region of Streptomyces sp. TN58:
- a CDS encoding SIS domain-containing protein yields the protein MSHVAYELGTQPACWERAAELAPARRAVLPQPGERTAITGCGTSYYMAQAAAALREQAGQGETDAFPASEFPRHRRYDRVLALTRSGTTTEVLDLLAALRDAGVPTTAVVGDPATPVAALADELVVLDFADERSVVQTRFATTALTLLRAHVGLHRAEAVADARTALDEPLPAELASRGQFTFLGRGWSVGLAHEAALKMREASLSWAESYPAMEYRHGPVSISGPGTVTWSLDEAPDGLAEQVRRTGGHWVAGRLDPLAELVRVHRLALSVAAGRGLDPDAPRNLTRSVVLSTGEEAVR from the coding sequence ATGAGTCACGTCGCGTACGAGTTGGGCACACAGCCCGCATGCTGGGAGCGGGCCGCCGAACTGGCCCCGGCCCGGCGGGCGGTGCTGCCGCAGCCGGGAGAGCGCACCGCGATCACCGGGTGCGGAACCTCGTACTACATGGCCCAGGCGGCGGCCGCGCTGCGGGAGCAGGCCGGGCAGGGCGAGACCGACGCCTTCCCCGCCTCGGAGTTCCCGCGCCACCGCCGCTACGACCGGGTCCTCGCCCTGACCCGCTCCGGCACCACCACCGAGGTCCTGGACCTGCTGGCCGCACTGCGGGACGCGGGTGTGCCCACGACCGCCGTCGTCGGCGACCCGGCGACCCCGGTGGCGGCACTGGCGGACGAGCTCGTCGTCCTCGACTTCGCCGACGAGCGGTCCGTCGTGCAGACCCGCTTCGCGACCACCGCCCTGACCCTGCTGAGGGCCCACGTCGGGCTGCACCGCGCCGAGGCCGTCGCCGATGCCCGCACCGCCCTCGACGAGCCGCTCCCCGCGGAGCTCGCGAGCCGGGGCCAGTTCACCTTCCTCGGCCGCGGCTGGAGCGTCGGGCTCGCCCACGAGGCGGCCCTGAAGATGCGGGAGGCGTCGCTGTCCTGGGCCGAGTCCTACCCGGCGATGGAGTACCGGCACGGGCCGGTCAGCATCTCCGGGCCCGGCACCGTCACCTGGTCCCTCGACGAGGCCCCCGACGGGCTCGCCGAACAGGTCCGCCGGACGGGCGGCCACTGGGTGGCCGGGCGGCTCGATCCGCTCGCCGAACTGGTCCGCGTGCACCGCCTCGCCCTCTCCGTCGCGGCCGGCCGCGGCCTGGACCCCGACGCGCCCCGCAACCTGACCCGCTCGGTGGTCCTCTCCACCGGCGAGGAGGCGGTCCGATGA
- a CDS encoding glycine C-acetyltransferase: MFETVRDDLRTTLDEIRSAGLHKPERVIGTPQSAAVAVTSGGAGSAAGEVLNFCANNYLGLADHPEVVAAAKDALDRWGYGMASVRFICGTQEVHKELEARLSAFLGQEDTILYSSCFDANGGVFETLLGAEDAVISDALNHASIIDGIRLSKARRFRYANRDMAELETRLKEAAEGGARRKLIVTDGVFSMDGYVAPLQEICDLAERYDAMVMVDDSHAVGFVGPGGRGTPELHGVMDRVDIITGTLGKALGGASGGYVAARAEIVELLRQRSRPYLFSNSLAPVIAAASLKVLDLLESAGDLRERLAANTALFRSRMTEAGFEILPGDHAIAPVMIGDAAEAGRMAELLLERGVYVIGFSYPVVPMGAARIRVQLSAAHSTADVERAVAAFTDARAALSAAQG; this comes from the coding sequence ATGTTCGAGACCGTCCGCGACGACCTCCGCACCACCCTCGACGAGATCCGCTCCGCCGGTCTGCACAAGCCCGAGCGCGTCATCGGCACCCCGCAGAGCGCGGCCGTCGCCGTCACCTCGGGCGGCGCCGGCAGCGCTGCCGGTGAGGTGCTCAACTTCTGCGCCAACAACTACCTGGGGCTGGCCGACCACCCCGAGGTCGTCGCCGCGGCCAAGGACGCCCTGGACCGCTGGGGCTACGGCATGGCCTCCGTCCGCTTCATCTGCGGCACCCAGGAGGTGCACAAGGAGCTGGAGGCGCGGCTCTCGGCCTTCCTCGGCCAGGAGGACACCATCCTCTACTCCTCCTGCTTCGACGCCAACGGCGGCGTCTTCGAGACCCTTCTCGGCGCCGAGGACGCGGTCATCTCCGACGCCCTCAACCACGCCTCCATCATCGACGGCATCCGCCTCTCCAAGGCCCGCCGCTTCCGCTACGCCAACCGCGACATGGCCGAGCTGGAGACGCGCCTGAAGGAGGCCGCCGAGGGCGGCGCCCGCCGCAAGCTGATCGTCACCGACGGCGTCTTCTCCATGGACGGCTACGTCGCCCCGCTCCAGGAGATCTGCGACCTGGCCGAGCGATACGACGCCATGGTCATGGTCGACGACTCCCACGCCGTCGGATTCGTCGGCCCCGGCGGCCGCGGCACCCCCGAGCTGCACGGTGTCATGGACCGCGTCGACATCATCACCGGCACCCTCGGCAAGGCCCTCGGCGGCGCCTCCGGCGGCTACGTCGCCGCGCGTGCCGAGATCGTCGAGCTGCTGCGCCAGCGCTCGCGCCCGTACCTCTTCTCCAACTCCCTCGCCCCGGTCATCGCGGCCGCCTCCCTCAAGGTCCTCGACCTGCTGGAATCGGCCGGCGACCTGCGCGAACGCCTCGCCGCCAACACCGCGCTCTTCCGCAGCAGGATGACCGAGGCCGGCTTCGAGATCCTGCCCGGCGACCACGCCATCGCCCCCGTGATGATCGGCGACGCGGCGGAGGCCGGCCGCATGGCCGAGCTGCTCCTGGAGCGCGGCGTCTACGTGATCGGCTTCTCCTACCCGGTGGTGCCGATGGGTGCGGCGCGCATCCGCGTCCAGCTCTCCGCCGCCCACTCCACGGCCGACGTGGAGCGCGCGGTGGCCGCCTTCACCGACGCCCGCGCGGCGCTTTCCGCTGCTCAGGGCTGA
- a CDS encoding DeoR/GlpR family DNA-binding transcription regulator, whose translation MTRKERWQTLLDLLVERGELEVEPAAEALGVSAATVRRDLDRLAEQQLLVRTRGGAVVHGVSYELPLRYRTSRRAAEKGRISRAVAALVAPGEVVGLTGGTTTTEVARTLAGRPDLAQGSPALTVVTNALNIASELVIRPQFKIVLTGGVARPRSYELTGPLAEQVLGQLAVDTAVLGVDGFDPQDGAATRHEDEASVNRLLCERARRVVVAADSSKLGVRAFARICPTSAVDLLVTDTDLAPAVARAFTAAGVEVVTV comes from the coding sequence ATGACCCGCAAGGAGCGCTGGCAGACACTGCTGGACCTGCTGGTGGAACGGGGCGAGCTGGAGGTGGAGCCGGCGGCCGAGGCCCTCGGGGTGTCCGCCGCGACCGTCCGCCGCGACCTCGACCGGCTCGCCGAGCAGCAGCTGCTGGTCCGCACGCGCGGCGGGGCGGTGGTGCACGGCGTCTCCTACGAACTCCCGCTGCGCTACCGGACGTCACGGCGCGCGGCCGAGAAGGGCCGGATCAGCAGGGCCGTCGCCGCGCTGGTCGCCCCGGGTGAGGTGGTCGGTCTGACGGGCGGCACCACGACCACGGAGGTGGCGCGCACCCTGGCCGGCCGGCCGGACCTGGCCCAGGGCTCGCCGGCCCTCACCGTGGTCACCAACGCCCTCAACATCGCGAGCGAGCTGGTGATCAGGCCGCAGTTCAAGATCGTGCTGACGGGCGGCGTCGCCCGGCCCCGTTCGTACGAGCTGACGGGACCGCTCGCCGAACAGGTCCTCGGGCAGCTCGCCGTGGACACGGCGGTGCTCGGTGTGGACGGCTTCGACCCGCAGGACGGTGCGGCGACCCGGCACGAGGACGAGGCCTCGGTCAACCGCCTGCTGTGCGAACGCGCCCGCCGGGTGGTCGTGGCGGCGGACTCCAGCAAGCTGGGTGTCCGGGCCTTCGCCCGCATCTGCCCGACCTCGGCCGTGGACCTCCTGGTGACGGACACGGACCTCGCGCCCGCGGTGGCCCGCGCCTTCACCGCGGCGGGCGTCGAGGTGGTCACGGTGTGA
- a CDS encoding LysR family transcriptional regulator, which produces MIDPRRLRILRAVADHRTVTAAAAALYLTPSAVSQQLAALEQETGHVLLTRSGRGVRLTTAGEILLGHAHEVFAQLERAEAELAAYAEGAGGEVTVAAFATGIAEVLAPAIARLALDHPGIRLRVRDAEGDQSLPLLLDGEADVALAVEYRGAPGADDGRLSVLPLYAEPFDAVLPAGHPLADLPAVSLADLSDSDWVGQYPGNPCHDVTLLACELAGFQPRFAHSSDDFRAVTALVGAGAGVALVPRSALRGMDLKEVQVRPVTGPAATRRVFAATRRGAETHPLIAPVLAALVRESERLPAH; this is translated from the coding sequence GTGATCGACCCCCGCCGGCTGCGCATCCTGCGGGCCGTGGCGGACCACCGTACGGTGACCGCCGCGGCCGCAGCCCTGTACCTCACCCCCTCCGCCGTCTCCCAGCAGCTCGCGGCGCTGGAACAGGAGACGGGCCACGTGCTGCTCACCCGCAGCGGCCGCGGCGTACGGCTGACCACGGCCGGGGAGATCCTGTTGGGCCACGCCCACGAGGTGTTCGCGCAGCTGGAGCGGGCGGAGGCCGAACTCGCCGCGTACGCGGAAGGCGCCGGCGGCGAGGTCACGGTCGCCGCCTTCGCGACGGGCATCGCCGAGGTCCTCGCGCCCGCGATCGCCCGGCTCGCGCTCGACCACCCGGGGATCCGGCTGCGGGTGCGGGACGCGGAGGGCGACCAGAGCCTGCCGCTGCTCCTTGACGGCGAGGCGGACGTCGCGCTCGCGGTCGAGTACCGGGGCGCGCCGGGCGCGGACGACGGCCGGCTCTCGGTCCTCCCGCTCTACGCGGAGCCCTTCGACGCGGTGCTGCCCGCGGGGCACCCGCTGGCCGACCTGCCCGCGGTGTCGCTGGCGGACCTGTCGGACTCGGACTGGGTGGGCCAGTACCCCGGCAACCCGTGCCACGACGTGACCCTGCTCGCGTGCGAACTGGCCGGGTTCCAGCCGCGGTTCGCGCACTCCTCCGACGACTTCCGCGCCGTGACGGCGCTGGTCGGAGCCGGGGCCGGGGTGGCCCTCGTACCGCGCTCCGCGCTGCGCGGCATGGACCTCAAGGAAGTGCAGGTCCGCCCGGTCACCGGGCCGGCCGCCACCCGCCGCGTCTTCGCGGCGACCCGCCGCGGCGCCGAGACGCACCCGCTGATCGCCCCCGTACTGGCGGCGCTGGTCCGGGAGTCGGAGCGGCTGCCCGCCCACTGA